From a single Pseudobutyrivibrio xylanivorans genomic region:
- a CDS encoding flavocytochrome c: MMNRDILSVRVLRVLVCVLFIALVASIVLGKPKFNPNSMDDAKGEFTPGTYTATANGFGGDVEVTVTIGDNGGISSVDIVGEGETPDVGGAAIPQLRDKVLEAQSADIDGVSGATITSTAVKTAVSKALSQAGGSASAAGPSFTPGTYTGTAKGFGGDVEVTVTVSESTIDDIQVVGDHETENIGTFAVSMMPDRILEAQTTDVDAVAGATVTSKAILLALQDALTQAGCDLSTLPSKPAKENVAKTDKTLDCDIVIVGAGGAGMTAAINATEQGKKVILLEMMPYAGGNTTKATGGMNAAETHYQAEQGIEDSVETFIEDTMEGGHQMNNRDLVTVMAEKSASAIDWLDSIGAPLPKVGFSGGATNARIHAPEDGSGVGAYLVTRFLNKVDELGIDVMYDTKATELISDNGTIVGVKAESDEFNYTINAKAVILATGGFGNNQDMIVKYRSDLKGTVSTSAPGAMGDGIVMAEAVGADLVDIDQIQLHPTVEQGTSMLITESVRGDGAILVNQEGKRFTNELLTRDVVSAAELEQTGGYAYIIFDQRLRDGLKAIEKYVSTGITMQADTIEGLAEQIEVDPKVLAETLDTWNKAVAAQNDAEFGRDTGMENDLSVAPYYAIKIAPGIHHTMGGVKIDTKCQVIDTDGKAIPGLYAAGEVTGGVHGGNRIGGNAVADIVVFGQVASDSAVEYCGK, translated from the coding sequence ATGATGAATAGAGATATACTTAGTGTTCGCGTTCTCAGAGTGCTAGTGTGCGTTTTGTTTATTGCGCTTGTGGCATCAATTGTGCTTGGAAAACCTAAGTTTAATCCAAATTCAATGGACGATGCAAAAGGTGAATTTACACCAGGAACTTACACCGCAACAGCAAATGGTTTCGGTGGAGATGTGGAAGTAACTGTGACCATTGGCGACAATGGTGGTATTTCCAGTGTTGATATTGTAGGAGAGGGCGAGACTCCTGATGTAGGAGGAGCGGCTATTCCACAGTTGCGTGACAAGGTTCTTGAGGCTCAGTCGGCTGATATCGACGGAGTTTCAGGGGCTACAATTACAAGTACTGCTGTAAAGACAGCAGTATCTAAAGCTTTGTCTCAGGCTGGTGGTTCTGCATCAGCAGCTGGTCCTTCATTTACTCCAGGTACATATACTGGTACAGCAAAGGGCTTCGGCGGTGATGTTGAAGTTACAGTTACAGTAAGTGAAAGCACTATCGATGATATTCAGGTAGTTGGTGATCACGAGACAGAAAATATTGGTACTTTTGCAGTATCAATGATGCCAGATCGTATACTTGAGGCTCAGACAACTGACGTTGATGCAGTTGCTGGTGCTACAGTTACAAGTAAGGCAATCTTACTTGCATTACAGGATGCTCTTACACAGGCAGGATGTGATTTAAGTACACTTCCATCAAAGCCTGCTAAGGAAAATGTGGCAAAGACTGACAAGACCCTTGATTGCGATATTGTTATCGTAGGTGCAGGTGGCGCAGGTATGACTGCAGCTATCAATGCGACAGAGCAGGGCAAGAAGGTTATCCTTCTTGAAATGATGCCATACGCTGGTGGTAACACAACAAAGGCTACTGGTGGTATGAATGCAGCTGAGACACATTATCAGGCTGAGCAGGGTATTGAGGATAGTGTTGAGACTTTCATAGAGGATACAATGGAAGGCGGTCATCAGATGAACAACCGCGACCTTGTAACTGTTATGGCTGAGAAATCAGCATCTGCTATTGATTGGCTCGATTCAATCGGAGCTCCACTTCCAAAGGTTGGATTCTCTGGTGGTGCTACAAATGCTCGTATTCATGCTCCAGAGGATGGTTCGGGTGTAGGTGCTTATCTTGTTACAAGATTCTTGAACAAGGTAGATGAGCTTGGCATCGATGTTATGTATGATACAAAGGCTACAGAGCTTATCAGTGACAATGGAACAATCGTTGGTGTTAAGGCTGAAAGCGATGAGTTCAATTATACAATCAATGCAAAGGCAGTAATCCTTGCAACTGGTGGTTTTGGAAACAATCAGGATATGATTGTTAAGTATCGTTCAGATTTGAAGGGTACAGTTTCTACAAGTGCTCCAGGTGCTATGGGTGATGGTATTGTAATGGCAGAGGCTGTTGGCGCAGATCTTGTAGATATTGACCAGATTCAGCTTCACCCTACAGTAGAGCAGGGAACTTCAATGCTTATTACAGAGAGCGTTCGTGGAGATGGTGCTATCCTTGTAAATCAGGAAGGTAAGCGTTTCACAAACGAGCTTCTCACAAGAGATGTTGTATCTGCAGCAGAGCTTGAGCAGACTGGTGGCTATGCATACATTATCTTCGACCAGAGATTAAGAGATGGTCTTAAGGCTATCGAGAAGTATGTTTCAACAGGTATTACAATGCAGGCTGATACAATTGAAGGACTCGCTGAGCAGATTGAGGTAGATCCTAAGGTATTAGCTGAGACATTAGACACATGGAATAAGGCTGTTGCAGCTCAGAACGATGCAGAGTTTGGTCGTGACACAGGTATGGAAAATGACTTAAGTGTTGCTCCTTACTATGCAATTAAGATTGCTCCTGGTATCCACCACACAATGGGTGGTGTCAAGATTGATACTAAGTGTCAGGTAATTGATACAGATGGAAAGGCAATCCCAGGATTATATGCAG
- a CDS encoding helix-turn-helix domain-containing protein, protein MMVGESILPKKLKELRKAHSYTQDFVAASLGIVRQTYSHYETGKRTPSSEMLYKLAGLYDISIDDLMHLIMNIDRSTYFDAPPPSETSLELNDYLEYVNSPVNANKLTSYIISAVWKRNFYFTFRRYLKKIKKK, encoded by the coding sequence ATGATGGTTGGAGAGTCTATTTTACCTAAAAAATTAAAAGAACTTCGCAAGGCACATTCATACACACAGGATTTTGTAGCTGCATCTTTGGGTATTGTAAGACAGACTTACAGCCACTATGAAACAGGAAAGAGAACACCAAGTTCAGAAATGCTGTATAAACTGGCTGGGTTATATGACATTTCCATAGATGACCTAATGCACTTGATAATGAATATCGATAGGAGTACCTATTTTGATGCACCTCCTCCATCTGAAACTTCTCTAGAACTAAATGACTATCTTGAATATGTTAACTCACCTGTTAATGCTAACAAGCTAACAAGCTACATAATCTCAGCAGTTTGGAAAAGGAACTTTTATTTTACTTTCAGAAGATATCTGAAGAAGATAAAAAAGAAATAA
- a CDS encoding DUF3791 domain-containing protein, whose protein sequence is MTKEMQFFLYLIERYANANNKVTGDVLKEWDDHNITNEIFDNYEMYHQERIENAFADINSLLMVGKHAW, encoded by the coding sequence ATGACAAAAGAAATGCAATTCTTTTTATATCTTATAGAGCGCTACGCAAATGCAAATAATAAAGTCACTGGGGACGTGCTTAAAGAATGGGATGACCATAACATAACTAATGAAATATTTGATAATTACGAAATGTACCATCAAGAACGTATTGAAAATGCCTTTGCAGATATTAATTCGTTACTTATGGTTGGTAAGCATGCGTGGTAG
- a CDS encoding DUF3990 domain-containing protein, whose protein sequence is MQPKEGKAMILYHGSNVEVRAPKLLKIQRELDFGKGFYTTSSLEQASKWAERTAKRLKTKQGIVSVYELDDQSLSTLKILKFDKPDAEWLNFVAAHRKGEMISEDWDLIIGPVADDQTMPVIDLYMDGSYDEEEAIKRLLPQKLKDQYTFKTEAALQLLTCKEIKTL, encoded by the coding sequence ATGCAACCAAAGGAAGGTAAAGCAATGATTCTCTATCATGGAAGTAATGTTGAAGTAAGAGCCCCAAAACTATTAAAGATTCAGCGAGAGTTGGATTTTGGAAAAGGTTTCTATACCACAAGTAGCTTAGAGCAGGCATCAAAATGGGCAGAAAGAACTGCTAAACGTTTAAAAACTAAACAAGGAATAGTTTCTGTGTATGAACTTGATGATCAGAGCTTGTCTACATTGAAAATATTGAAGTTTGATAAACCTGATGCTGAATGGCTGAATTTTGTAGCAGCACATAGAAAAGGTGAAATGATTAGTGAAGACTGGGATTTAATAATTGGACCGGTAGCTGATGACCAGACCATGCCAGTTATTGACCTCTATATGGATGGTTCTTATGATGAAGAAGAGGCAATTAAACGATTATTACCACAAAAGTTAAAAGATCAATATACATTTAAAACAGAAGCAGCATTGCAATTGTTAACATGTAAGGAGATAAAGACATTATGA
- the lysS gene encoding lysine--tRNA ligase — MAQQNNGGSQDVNQLLQVRREKLAALQEAGRDPFEITKFDQTHHTDEVRDLYEEHEAKLLAGRQPVNTDGMDEEAAKQAVNDDYNERRAIMDAQPIHVSIAGRMMFKRVMGKASFCNIRDRKGDVQVYVARDAIGEEPYADFKKSDIGDIFGIKGYAFRTKTGEISIHAEEITLLSKSLQILPEKFHGLTDTDMRYRQRYVDLVMNKDSREVFVKRSLMMKEIRNFLAERDFMEVETPILVSNAGGAAARPFETHYNSLNEDVKLRISLELYLKRLIVGGFERVYEIGRVFRNEGVDTRHNPEFTLMELYQAYTDYEGMMELTETMFRRLAEKVVGSTKISYNGIEIDLGKPFERMTMTDAVKKFAGVDFDTIADDEAAKAIAREKGVEFEDRHKKGDILNLFFEEFCEENLIQPTFITDHPIEISPLTKKKPTDPTKVERFELFINTWEMCNAYSELNDPIDQRERFAAQDANAEAGDDEAEHTDEDFLNALEIGMPPTGGIGYGLDRLCMLLTDSQAIRDVLLFPTMKSLDEPKKENKASNGVTGQSYDQFTTVSENIDFSNVKIEPLFEETVDFETFSKSDFRAVKVKECVAVPKSKKLLQFTLDDGTGTDRTILSGIHSFYEPEELVGKTLIAITNLPPRAMMGIESCGMLLSAVNNLKDSDEEELHLIMVDNHIPAGAKLY, encoded by the coding sequence ATGGCACAGCAGAACAATGGTGGCAGCCAGGATGTAAATCAGTTACTTCAGGTTCGCCGTGAAAAGCTTGCTGCACTTCAGGAGGCAGGCAGAGATCCATTTGAGATTACAAAGTTTGATCAGACTCATCACACAGATGAGGTTAGAGATTTATATGAAGAGCACGAGGCAAAGCTTCTTGCAGGTCGTCAGCCAGTTAATACAGATGGCATGGACGAAGAGGCTGCAAAGCAGGCAGTTAACGACGATTACAACGAGCGTCGTGCTATTATGGATGCTCAGCCAATCCACGTTAGCATCGCAGGACGTATGATGTTCAAGCGTGTTATGGGTAAGGCTAGCTTCTGCAACATCCGTGACCGCAAGGGTGATGTTCAGGTTTATGTTGCAAGAGATGCAATCGGAGAAGAGCCATACGCTGATTTCAAGAAGTCTGATATCGGTGATATCTTTGGTATCAAGGGATACGCATTCAGAACTAAGACAGGTGAGATTTCAATTCACGCTGAGGAGATTACACTTCTTTCAAAGTCTCTTCAGATTCTTCCAGAGAAATTCCACGGTCTTACAGATACAGATATGAGATATCGCCAGAGATACGTTGACCTTGTTATGAACAAGGATTCTCGTGAGGTATTCGTTAAGCGTTCACTTATGATGAAGGAGATTCGTAATTTCCTTGCTGAGCGTGATTTCATGGAGGTTGAGACACCTATCCTTGTTTCTAATGCAGGTGGTGCAGCAGCTCGTCCATTCGAGACACACTACAACTCACTTAATGAGGATGTTAAGCTTCGTATTTCTCTTGAGCTTTACCTTAAGAGACTTATCGTTGGTGGTTTCGAGCGTGTATACGAAATCGGTCGTGTATTCCGTAACGAGGGTGTTGATACTCGTCACAATCCTGAGTTCACACTTATGGAGCTTTACCAGGCATACACAGATTACGAAGGCATGATGGAGCTTACTGAGACTATGTTCCGTCGTCTTGCTGAAAAGGTTGTTGGTTCTACAAAGATTTCTTACAACGGAATCGAAATCGACCTTGGTAAGCCTTTCGAAAGAATGACAATGACAGACGCTGTAAAGAAGTTTGCAGGCGTTGATTTTGATACTATTGCTGACGATGAGGCAGCAAAGGCTATCGCTCGTGAAAAGGGCGTTGAGTTTGAGGACCGTCACAAGAAGGGTGATATCCTTAACCTCTTCTTCGAGGAGTTCTGCGAGGAGAATCTTATCCAGCCTACATTTATTACAGATCATCCAATCGAGATTTCTCCACTTACAAAGAAGAAGCCTACAGACCCTACAAAGGTAGAGCGTTTCGAGCTCTTCATTAATACATGGGAGATGTGTAATGCATACTCTGAGCTTAATGATCCAATCGATCAGCGTGAGCGTTTTGCAGCACAGGATGCTAACGCAGAAGCAGGCGATGATGAGGCTGAGCACACAGATGAGGACTTCCTCAATGCACTTGAAATCGGTATGCCACCTACAGGCGGTATCGGCTATGGTCTTGATCGTCTTTGCATGTTACTTACAGATAGCCAGGCTATCCGTGATGTACTCCTCTTCCCGACTATGAAGAGTCTTGATGAACCAAAGAAGGAAAATAAGGCTTCTAACGGTGTTACAGGTCAGTCTTACGACCAATTTACGACTGTTTCTGAGAATATTGATTTCTCAAACGTTAAAATCGAGCCTTTATTTGAAGAGACAGTAGACTTTGAGACATTCTCAAAGAGTGATTTTAGAGCTGTAAAGGTTAAGGAATGTGTGGCAGTACCAAAGAGTAAGAAACTTCTTCAGTTTACTCTTGATGATGGTACAGGTACAGACAGAACAATTCTTTCTGGTATTCATTCATTCTATGAGCCAGAGGAACTTGTTGGAAAGACACTTATCGCTATCACAAACCTTCCACCAAGAGCAATGATGGGAATTGAATCTTGCGGTATGTTACTTTCAGCAGTAAACAACCTTAAAGATTCAGATGAGGAAGAATTGCACCTTATTATGGTTGATAATCATATCCCAGCTGGTGCAAAATTATATTAA
- a CDS encoding MATE family efflux transporter produces MLAKFKKTFIGDKAFYRRYIFLATPMIIQNFITNFVSFLDNIMVGQLGQEAISAVATVNQLHFVFALAVFGAASAGSIYGAQYFGKGDHKGHMYTFRFKLYATLLATFVGILIFKVFGSQLISLFLTESEGASPELALEYGLQYLGIILVGLIPFAVNQAYATNIKETGQTVVPMVAGMVAVATNAILDYCLIFGFGPFPEMGVRGAALATVIARYIECAIVIIWAHSHRELNRYLEGAYTGFGLPANIFRQILIKGAPLMLNEVLWAAGMSMVTQSYSVRGMNVLTALSMSNTIANLFNIVFIQLGACISIVVGQYLGAGELEEAKDADNKMIAFSVFCCTIMAIIMFAFGGLFPRIYNVAPEIRSLATRFIAVAAIWMPSCSFSHCSYFTLRSGGKTLVTFLFDSVFTWVIVAPCAFILAHYTGLGIVWVYFFVQGTELIKNIMGYFMVKSDVWLVQMV; encoded by the coding sequence ATGCTAGCAAAATTTAAAAAGACATTCATCGGTGACAAGGCTTTTTACAGAAGATATATTTTTCTTGCAACCCCTATGATTATCCAAAATTTTATTACAAACTTTGTAAGCTTTTTGGATAATATCATGGTAGGTCAGCTTGGTCAGGAAGCAATTTCTGCCGTTGCAACAGTTAACCAGCTCCACTTCGTATTTGCGTTGGCAGTATTTGGTGCTGCTTCAGCAGGAAGTATATATGGGGCTCAGTATTTCGGAAAAGGCGACCATAAGGGTCATATGTATACATTCCGTTTTAAGCTCTATGCGACGCTTCTAGCAACCTTCGTTGGTATTTTGATTTTTAAGGTGTTTGGCAGCCAGTTGATTTCACTCTTCTTAACCGAAAGTGAGGGAGCATCACCAGAACTTGCTTTGGAATATGGTCTCCAGTATTTAGGAATTATCCTTGTGGGACTTATCCCATTTGCAGTTAATCAGGCATATGCAACTAATATTAAAGAAACAGGCCAGACGGTCGTTCCTATGGTAGCTGGTATGGTCGCTGTGGCAACCAACGCAATTTTAGATTACTGCTTAATCTTTGGATTTGGACCATTCCCAGAAATGGGTGTTAGAGGTGCAGCCCTTGCTACTGTTATAGCAAGATATATAGAGTGTGCAATTGTAATTATCTGGGCTCACTCACACAGAGAGTTGAATAGATATCTGGAGGGTGCCTATACAGGCTTTGGGTTGCCAGCAAACATATTCAGACAGATTCTTATTAAGGGTGCGCCACTTATGCTAAACGAGGTACTTTGGGCAGCGGGTATGAGTATGGTTACCCAGAGTTACTCTGTTAGAGGAATGAATGTGTTGACAGCGCTTAGTATGTCAAACACAATTGCAAACCTTTTCAATATAGTATTTATTCAGCTTGGTGCATGTATAAGTATTGTAGTTGGTCAGTATCTGGGAGCTGGAGAGCTTGAGGAAGCAAAGGATGCTGATAACAAGATGATTGCCTTCAGCGTATTTTGCTGCACAATTATGGCGATTATAATGTTTGCTTTCGGTGGCTTGTTCCCTCGTATCTACAATGTTGCTCCAGAGATCCGTTCCCTCGCAACAAGATTTATCGCAGTTGCTGCTATATGGATGCCTTCCTGCAGCTTTAGTCACTGCTCATATTTCACACTTCGTTCAGGCGGAAAGACACTTGTTACTTTCCTTTTCGACTCAGTGTTTACATGGGTAATTGTGGCACCTTGTGCATTTATTCTTGCTCACTATACAGGGCTTGGAATCGTATGGGTTTACTTCTTCGTACAGGGCACAGAGCTTATCAAAAATATCATGGGCTACTTCATGGTTAAGAGTGATGTTTGGCTGGTGCAGATGGTTTAG
- the greA gene encoding transcription elongation factor GreA: MEAKKNLLTAEGLKILEDELEDLKVNKRKEVSQKIKEAREQGDLSENAEYDAAKDEQRDIEARIEEIEKILKNAEVVTDEHDTKNINIGWTVTLLDVEFDEEVEYKIVGSTEANSLKGKISNESPVGKAILGHKKGDTVTVETEAGAFEYKILAAKKSK, from the coding sequence ATGGAAGCAAAGAAGAATTTACTTACAGCCGAAGGACTTAAGATATTAGAGGACGAGCTTGAGGATCTCAAGGTCAATAAACGTAAAGAAGTATCTCAGAAGATTAAGGAAGCCAGAGAGCAGGGTGACCTTTCAGAGAATGCAGAGTACGATGCAGCAAAGGATGAGCAGCGTGATATCGAAGCACGTATCGAGGAAATCGAGAAGATCCTTAAAAATGCTGAGGTCGTTACAGACGAACACGACACAAAGAACATTAACATCGGTTGGACAGTTACACTTCTTGATGTAGAGTTCGACGAGGAAGTTGAGTATAAAATCGTTGGTTCTACAGAGGCTAACAGCCTTAAGGGCAAGATTTCAAACGAGTCACCAGTAGGTAAGGCTATTCTTGGACACAAGAAGGGCGATACAGTTACAGTTGAGACTGAGGCTGGTGCATTCGAGTACAAGATTCTTGCAGCAAAGAAGAGTAAATAA
- the dusB gene encoding tRNA dihydrouridine synthase DusB has product MIEKLQIGNVTLDNNLILAPMAGVTDLPFRLLCKEQGAALCCMEMVSAKGILYNNKNTESLLTVDERERPVSLQLFGSDPEIMGAMAAKIKHRNFDILDINMGCPVPKVVNNGDGSALMKNPVLAGKIIESMVKSIEKPVTVKIRKGFDDEHVNAVEMAHVAQESGAAAVAVHGRTREQYYSGKADWSIIADVKQAVTIPVIGNGDILDAKDVIAMKEQTGCDGFMIGRGAQGNPWIFHQILHYFETGELIGKPPMEEMVKTMLRHAKLQIEFKGDYLGIREMRKHAAWYTAGYKGASKLRGAINNVESYDDLEKLFEEFMNQYGNS; this is encoded by the coding sequence ATGATAGAGAAATTACAAATCGGAAACGTAACTTTAGACAATAATTTGATTTTGGCACCAATGGCAGGCGTAACAGACCTGCCATTTCGTTTGCTATGCAAGGAGCAGGGCGCTGCGCTTTGCTGCATGGAAATGGTTAGTGCCAAGGGCATTTTATACAACAACAAAAATACAGAGAGCCTTCTTACTGTAGATGAGAGGGAACGTCCAGTCAGCCTTCAGCTTTTTGGCTCTGACCCAGAGATAATGGGGGCAATGGCTGCTAAGATTAAACATCGCAATTTTGACATTTTGGATATCAATATGGGCTGCCCAGTGCCAAAGGTTGTAAACAATGGTGATGGTTCAGCGCTGATGAAAAATCCAGTTCTTGCGGGTAAGATTATTGAGAGCATGGTAAAGTCTATTGAAAAGCCAGTTACTGTAAAGATTCGTAAGGGTTTTGACGATGAACATGTTAACGCAGTAGAGATGGCTCATGTCGCTCAAGAATCAGGTGCAGCTGCAGTGGCGGTTCATGGGCGAACTCGTGAGCAATATTATTCAGGCAAGGCAGACTGGAGCATCATAGCTGATGTAAAGCAGGCAGTTACTATTCCTGTTATTGGAAACGGAGATATCCTTGATGCAAAGGATGTAATCGCCATGAAGGAGCAGACTGGTTGTGACGGTTTCATGATAGGAAGAGGTGCACAGGGGAATCCATGGATTTTCCATCAGATTCTTCATTATTTTGAGACAGGAGAATTGATTGGAAAGCCTCCAATGGAAGAGATGGTGAAAACAATGCTTCGCCACGCAAAGCTTCAGATTGAATTCAAGGGAGATTATCTTGGAATTCGAGAAATGCGTAAGCATGCAGCATGGTATACGGCAGGCTACAAGGGGGCTAGCAAGCTTCGTGGAGCGATAAATAATGTAGAGTCATACGATGACTTAGAAAAACTTTTTGAAGAATTTATGAACCAATACGGGAATTCTTGA
- a CDS encoding type III pantothenate kinase produces MLLTIDVGNTNITMGVFDGEDLLGNFRITTKINRTSDEFGITIREILRSNDLDYSKINDVIIASVVPNVMHSLTSSIIKYFDIQPIIVEAGIKTGIRIATENPKQIGADRIVDAAGAYELYGGPVLVLDFGTATTYDLVDGSGAFVSGVTAPGIRISAKALWEDAAKLPEIEIKKPEKILAKETISSMQAGLVFGQIGQTEYIVKHMIEESGYENVKVVATGGLGNLIASETQCIDIYNPNLTLYGMKFIYDKQKR; encoded by the coding sequence ATGTTACTTACAATTGACGTTGGCAATACAAATATCACAATGGGTGTTTTTGACGGAGAGGACTTGCTTGGAAATTTCCGTATCACCACAAAAATCAATCGTACATCAGACGAGTTTGGAATTACAATCAGAGAGATTCTTCGCTCAAATGATTTAGACTATTCTAAGATTAATGATGTCATTATTGCATCGGTTGTTCCTAATGTGATGCACTCTCTTACAAGCTCGATTATCAAGTATTTTGATATTCAGCCTATCATCGTGGAGGCTGGCATTAAGACAGGCATTCGCATTGCGACAGAGAATCCAAAGCAGATTGGTGCAGACCGTATCGTTGATGCAGCAGGAGCTTACGAGCTTTATGGTGGACCAGTGCTTGTTCTTGATTTTGGTACAGCAACTACTTATGATTTGGTTGATGGCAGTGGTGCATTTGTATCAGGTGTTACTGCTCCTGGCATTCGCATCAGCGCAAAGGCTCTTTGGGAGGATGCTGCAAAGCTTCCAGAGATTGAAATTAAGAAGCCTGAAAAGATTCTTGCAAAAGAGACAATTTCTTCTATGCAGGCAGGTCTTGTTTTTGGACAGATTGGTCAGACAGAATATATTGTTAAGCATATGATTGAGGAAAGTGGCTATGAGAATGTTAAGGTTGTAGCTACAGGTGGTCTTGGCAATCTGATTGCAAGCGAGACACAGTGTATCGATATTTACAATCCAAACCTCACTCTTTACGGAATGAAGTTTATTTATGACAAGCAGAAAAGATAA
- a CDS encoding DUF6145 family protein, translating to MEEKILCGASCYTKKFYLNPEFEGLPPMIKDELKILCVMYTESVSGTIQMVYEEDGSLRIDVDHNENDFMYDEIGSALEVKRMQRERTELFEALETYYKVVFLGEGM from the coding sequence ATGGAAGAAAAGATATTATGTGGAGCTAGTTGCTACACCAAGAAATTTTATTTAAATCCAGAGTTCGAGGGACTTCCTCCAATGATTAAGGATGAACTGAAAATATTGTGCGTTATGTACACTGAGTCAGTCAGCGGAACCATTCAGATGGTTTATGAGGAAGACGGTTCTCTTAGAATTGATGTAGATCATAATGAAAATGATTTTATGTATGATGAAATCGGTTCGGCACTTGAGGTCAAGAGAATGCAAAGAGAGCGCACGGAGTTGTTTGAAGCGCTTGAAACATATTATAAAGTAGTATTTCTAGGAGAGGGAATGTAA
- a CDS encoding biotin--[acetyl-CoA-carboxylase] ligase, whose product MLKDYCFEYYESVDSTNDRIKARAHADEVQGLVISAGQQTAGKGRIGRKWESPSHDSIATSLLLRPEEISLDAIPTITVVAAMAVRDALYCLYGLDGQIKWPNDIVLDGKKICGILTEMELKDGKVWYVVVGIGVNVHNKNFPKEIAFKATSVDLELAKSEGGQGHRNELTNEIWNSFKKYYNIFIETQDMTGLKEEYEKHLANRGNRVRIEAQEASYEATAIGINNRGELIVEVDGEERIIRTGEVSVRGIYGYI is encoded by the coding sequence ATGCTTAAGGATTATTGTTTTGAATATTACGAATCGGTAGATTCAACAAATGACAGGATTAAGGCACGAGCCCACGCGGATGAAGTCCAGGGGCTCGTGATTTCTGCTGGGCAGCAAACAGCAGGCAAAGGTCGTATAGGTCGTAAGTGGGAATCTCCAAGTCATGATTCTATTGCCACGTCGTTGTTGCTTAGACCAGAGGAGATTTCTTTAGATGCCATTCCGACAATCACCGTTGTGGCTGCTATGGCGGTACGTGATGCGCTTTATTGTTTGTATGGATTGGATGGACAGATAAAGTGGCCGAATGATATTGTATTAGATGGAAAAAAAATCTGTGGCATCCTTACAGAAATGGAACTAAAAGATGGCAAGGTTTGGTATGTGGTTGTTGGCATTGGAGTGAATGTTCATAATAAGAATTTTCCAAAAGAGATAGCCTTTAAAGCGACTTCAGTAGATTTAGAGCTTGCAAAATCAGAAGGTGGACAGGGCCACAGGAACGAGCTAACAAACGAGATATGGAATAGTTTTAAAAAGTATTATAATATTTTCATTGAGACACAGGATATGACTGGTTTGAAGGAAGAATACGAAAAGCATCTTGCTAATCGTGGCAATCGTGTTAGAATAGAGGCTCAGGAAGCTTCCTATGAAGCAACTGCAATTGGAATCAATAATCGCGGTGAGTTGATAGTGGAAGTTGATGGTGAAGAAAGGATAATCCGTACTGGAGAGGTTTCAGTACGTGGTATTTATGGATACATATAA